Proteins encoded in a region of the uncultured Paludibaculum sp. genome:
- a CDS encoding AAA family ATPase: MRACPQDPTYHEEGDVWVHVRMVCESLVGMEAWRRLPATEREIVFAAALLHDVAKPSCTRHEDGRITTRGHSPRGAVDARRILWGLGVDFAVREQICALVRHHQAPFHLIERADAQRRAFLISQTARCNLLVMLARADALGRRCSDQSAILEHIALFEEYCCEQDCLLAPRRFPSAHSRFLYFRAEARDPDYLAYDDTRCEVTLLSGLPGSGKDTWIAQHLSGIPVVSLDVVRESVGAEPTGSQGAVIQTAREQARTLLRDNRSFAWNATNLSRDVRRQLIDLFTDYGARVRIVYVEVGPDRLFLQNRNRQAAVPEEALQRLMDRWQVPEPTEADEVECWLNGKKVPGEH, from the coding sequence ATGCGTGCTTGTCCGCAGGATCCGACCTATCACGAGGAAGGCGACGTTTGGGTACATGTCCGGATGGTCTGTGAATCCCTCGTCGGCATGGAAGCCTGGCGTCGACTGCCGGCTACCGAGCGCGAAATCGTGTTCGCAGCCGCTCTACTCCACGATGTCGCAAAACCTTCCTGCACGCGGCATGAAGATGGACGGATCACGACTCGCGGTCATTCGCCCCGCGGGGCCGTCGATGCTCGCCGCATTCTGTGGGGTCTGGGCGTGGACTTCGCAGTGCGAGAGCAGATCTGTGCCCTGGTTCGGCACCACCAAGCGCCCTTCCATCTCATCGAGCGGGCGGATGCTCAACGCCGAGCATTTCTGATCAGCCAGACTGCCAGATGCAATCTACTGGTGATGCTGGCGAGGGCTGATGCTCTGGGCCGGCGGTGTTCCGATCAGTCCGCGATTCTGGAACACATAGCGCTTTTCGAGGAGTATTGTTGCGAACAGGATTGCTTGCTCGCGCCAAGACGATTCCCCTCTGCCCACAGTCGCTTCCTATATTTCCGGGCGGAAGCCCGTGACCCCGACTACCTGGCCTATGACGATACCCGCTGCGAAGTGACCCTGCTGTCCGGATTACCTGGATCTGGCAAGGACACATGGATCGCCCAACACTTGAGCGGCATTCCAGTCGTATCGCTCGATGTTGTTCGCGAAAGCGTTGGAGCGGAGCCGACCGGCAGCCAGGGTGCTGTAATCCAGACTGCTCGTGAACAAGCCCGGACACTTCTCCGTGATAACCGCAGTTTTGCCTGGAACGCCACGAACTTGAGCCGTGATGTACGGCGACAGCTCATCGATCTGTTTACCGACTATGGTGCGCGAGTCCGCATCGTATACGTCGAGGTCGGCCCGGATCGGCTGTTCCTGCAGAACAGGAATCGCCAAGCCGCTGTGCCAGAGGAAGCGCTGCAGCGTCTGATGGATCGGTGGCAGGTGCCCGAACCCACTGAGGCCGACGAAGTGGAATGCTGGCTGAACGGCAAGAAGGTACCCGGGGAGCATTAG
- a CDS encoding RNA ligase family protein has product MYGSRVQPGDEDLAVVDAPDLEGLPLVIEEKLDGSNSGISFEEGALVLQSRGHVLTGGPRERQFDLFKRWASSHRDSLWRILRNRYLMYGEWLYARHTIAYDELPHYFLEFDILDRETRSFLSTDRRHALLAGSPVQSVPILARGAVHAWDKLVTRSRCSSSELMEGLYIKWEADGHVLGRYKYVRRGFLQAVANSETHWMDRPIEPNMLRPGADLFQ; this is encoded by the coding sequence TTGTACGGTTCCCGGGTGCAGCCTGGCGACGAAGACCTGGCAGTCGTCGACGCACCCGACCTGGAGGGCCTACCGCTTGTGATTGAGGAGAAGTTGGACGGGTCCAACTCTGGGATCAGCTTCGAGGAAGGCGCCCTTGTCTTGCAGAGCCGAGGCCACGTGTTGACTGGCGGTCCGCGAGAGCGGCAATTCGATCTCTTCAAACGTTGGGCAAGCTCGCATCGCGACTCCCTCTGGAGGATTCTTCGGAACCGGTATCTTATGTATGGGGAATGGCTATATGCCCGGCACACAATCGCCTACGACGAGTTGCCACACTATTTTCTGGAGTTCGATATCTTGGACCGCGAAACAAGGTCATTCCTTTCTACAGACCGCCGCCACGCGCTGCTCGCGGGATCGCCAGTCCAGTCAGTGCCCATACTGGCCAGAGGCGCCGTCCATGCATGGGACAAGTTGGTCACCCGGTCTCGCTGCTCGTCATCGGAACTGATGGAGGGTTTGTATATCAAGTGGGAAGCTGATGGACACGTGCTGGGACGCTACAAGTACGTTCGCAGAGGATTCCTCCAGGCGGTAGCCAACTCCGAGACGCACTGGATGGACCGGCCGATCGAACCCAACATGTTGCGCCCCGGAGCAGACTTGTTCCAGTGA
- a CDS encoding class I SAM-dependent methyltransferase, which produces METGLQAGLRLHKFKQNTELPRVRTALGILRSLQPENLLDIGSGRGTFLWPLLADFPSLPVTSAEIGDRRSSDLAAVRKGGVRRLTVVRADVHRLPFAPRSFDVVTMLEVLEHLADPQLALREGLRSARRSVVVSVPSTPDENPEHLHLFSMGQLTEMAMASGATRTAFEHVANHRVMLAQI; this is translated from the coding sequence ATGGAGACCGGCCTCCAAGCGGGGTTGCGCCTTCATAAATTTAAACAGAATACGGAACTTCCACGTGTCCGCACCGCGCTCGGAATTCTGAGGAGCCTGCAGCCGGAGAACCTGCTCGATATCGGAAGCGGCCGCGGCACCTTCCTATGGCCGCTCCTGGCGGACTTCCCGAGTCTTCCGGTGACATCGGCTGAGATCGGGGACCGGCGATCGAGCGATCTCGCGGCGGTGAGAAAAGGAGGAGTGCGGCGCCTGACGGTTGTCCGCGCGGATGTACACCGCCTACCATTTGCGCCGCGATCGTTTGACGTGGTCACGATGTTGGAGGTATTGGAACACCTGGCAGATCCGCAACTGGCGTTGAGGGAAGGACTCCGCTCGGCACGCCGGTCTGTTGTGGTGAGTGTTCCATCGACTCCGGACGAGAACCCGGAGCACCTCCACCTATTCAGTATGGGGCAATTAACGGAGATGGCCATGGCATCTGGTGCGACGCGCACGGCCTTTGAACATGTGGCGAATCACCGCGTCATGTTGGCGCAAATTTAA
- a CDS encoding transposase has translation MSLLSEFLAITADWRPVFPQQRTFVRGVRQALGSLICLGRRCLTRILWTNGGQHSSWSAEYFLHSRCQWEPQELFRPILKSALAYCPQRLVGVALDDTKLRKTGRSIQQAFYQRDPMSPPFHLNLVLGLRFLQASLLVPLHRNAPVGSRALPIRFQEVSRVKRPGKKASDAEKKQYREAVKTKNLSRSFVEMGKQLRQELDKVGGNKKILVLTADGSFCNRTCFGEIPERSALLARARKDAKLCFHAEAGSRRFYGAEKFTPEQVRKDEGRQWKTTKIFYGGKRRTIRYKEVADVYWQRGAGKRPLRLIVVAPTPYRKSQSKKLYYRDPAYLLTSDLRNSAKQLLQIYFDRWQIEVNHREEKDTLGVGQAQLWNVTSVPKQPVLAVAAYSALLLASLRAFGVERGSAYAELPKWRRNARRPSCLDLVTLLRKEMVQQPNLLEPFAFEVTEPGMVRAAAA, from the coding sequence ATGAGCCTGCTCTCGGAGTTCCTCGCGATTACCGCCGACTGGCGACCCGTGTTCCCCCAACAGCGCACCTTTGTCCGTGGCGTGCGCCAAGCCCTGGGATCGTTGATCTGCCTGGGGCGGCGCTGCCTCACCCGCATCCTATGGACCAACGGCGGCCAGCACAGCAGTTGGAGCGCGGAGTACTTTCTCCACTCCCGCTGCCAGTGGGAGCCGCAGGAACTGTTCCGCCCCATCCTCAAGAGTGCCTTGGCGTATTGTCCGCAGCGCCTGGTTGGCGTGGCCCTCGACGACACCAAACTGCGCAAGACCGGGCGCTCGATCCAACAGGCGTTCTATCAACGCGATCCGATGTCGCCACCGTTTCATCTCAATCTGGTGTTGGGCTTACGCTTCTTGCAGGCTTCGCTGCTGGTGCCGCTGCACCGTAACGCCCCGGTCGGCAGCCGGGCTTTGCCGATTCGCTTCCAGGAAGTCTCGCGCGTCAAACGACCTGGCAAGAAAGCCAGTGATGCGGAGAAGAAACAATATAGGGAAGCGGTGAAGACGAAGAACCTGTCGCGAAGTTTTGTCGAGATGGGCAAGCAACTGCGGCAGGAACTGGATAAGGTTGGTGGCAACAAGAAGATATTGGTTCTCACCGCGGATGGCAGTTTCTGTAACCGCACCTGCTTTGGAGAGATTCCGGAAAGGTCTGCCCTGCTGGCTCGGGCCCGCAAGGATGCCAAGCTGTGCTTCCATGCCGAGGCCGGTTCACGCCGGTTTTATGGGGCTGAGAAGTTTACCCCCGAGCAAGTTCGCAAAGACGAGGGTCGCCAGTGGAAGACCACAAAGATCTTCTATGGTGGCAAGCGGCGGACGATTCGATACAAAGAGGTTGCCGATGTGTACTGGCAGCGCGGCGCTGGAAAGCGCCCGCTTCGCCTGATCGTCGTTGCGCCTACTCCGTATCGCAAGAGTCAGAGCAAGAAGTTGTATTACCGCGATCCGGCGTACCTGCTCACCAGCGACCTGCGCAACTCAGCCAAGCAGTTGCTGCAGATCTATTTCGACCGCTGGCAGATCGAGGTGAACCACCGAGAGGAGAAGGACACGCTCGGCGTCGGGCAGGCGCAATTATGGAACGTTACGTCCGTGCCCAAACAGCCAGTCCTGGCTGTAGCGGCCTACAGTGCGCTCTTGCTGGCGTCGCTGCGGGCCTTTGGCGTAGAGCGTGGAAGCGCCTATGCAGAACTCCCCAAGTGGCGGCGAAACGCGCGACGCCCGTCCTGTTTGGATCTGGTCACGCTTTTGCGTAAGGAGATGGTCCAACAACCGAACTTGCTCGAGCCTTTTGCTTTTGAAGTCACCGAGCCGGGGATGGTTCGGGCCGCCGCCGCTTGA
- the dapF gene encoding diaminopimelate epimerase, producing the protein MIKIPFAKAHGARNDFLLTWSHEAPPADRHVAASIAICDRNAGIGADGWMLVAPPAGGRPAAIRLLNSDGSAAEISGNGTRCAAAFLCDAGLVGDEVLINTGAGRKELRLLERDGLKFVFEMNMGTAGIEEGHLRFQLPCKDGVRECTILWVGNPQCALFVDDFDFDWKALGAEIEWHPQFPKRTNVSFVKVEDRHTLDVRFFERGAGFTMSSGTGSTGAVSAAMARGLVESPVTVNTLAGPLEFRAEGDILRMVGPAEIIAGGEFYFQD; encoded by the coding sequence ATGATCAAAATTCCCTTTGCCAAGGCGCATGGAGCGCGGAATGACTTTTTGCTGACGTGGTCGCACGAGGCACCGCCGGCCGACCGGCATGTCGCCGCGTCCATCGCGATTTGCGACCGGAATGCGGGCATCGGGGCCGATGGCTGGATGTTGGTGGCGCCCCCGGCTGGCGGGCGACCGGCAGCGATCCGGCTGTTGAACTCGGACGGCAGCGCGGCGGAGATCTCGGGCAACGGGACGCGCTGCGCGGCGGCGTTTCTTTGCGACGCGGGGCTGGTGGGCGACGAGGTCCTGATCAACACGGGCGCGGGCCGCAAGGAACTGCGACTGCTGGAGCGCGATGGATTGAAGTTCGTCTTCGAGATGAACATGGGTACGGCCGGGATCGAGGAAGGCCACCTGCGGTTTCAGTTGCCGTGCAAGGACGGCGTGCGGGAGTGCACCATCCTGTGGGTGGGCAATCCGCAGTGCGCGTTGTTTGTCGATGATTTCGATTTCGACTGGAAGGCGCTGGGCGCGGAGATCGAATGGCATCCGCAGTTCCCCAAGCGGACCAACGTGAGTTTCGTGAAGGTGGAAGACCGGCATACTCTGGACGTGCGGTTCTTCGAGCGCGGCGCGGGCTTCACGATGTCGAGCGGAACCGGTTCGACGGGCGCAGTGTCGGCGGCCATGGCACGGGGTTTGGTGGAGAGCCCGGTGACGGTGAATACCCTGGCCGGACCGCTGGAGTTCCGGGCCGAAGGCGACATCTTGCGCATGGTGGGCCCGGCGGAGATTATCGCGGGCGGGGAGTTTTACTTTCAGGACTGA
- a CDS encoding glycosyltransferase family 39 protein has translation MTSKRASKSSASSPRSRAARTGSRSLLNGLVVLAVLSSLSATAVWYVLSQGWTLWYGDAEAHLNIARRILDSRAAGYEQIGTVWLPLPHVLMMPLVAVDSLWRSGLGGAIVSAVCFVLAGLFLFLAVRRIFDSTAAAVTAVGAFALNPNLLYLQATPMTEPLSLCCATGLLYFCARFHDSRSWVDALLAGVLACCGTMARYEAWVLLPFVALYILLMGGSRRWLSAAIFCVAAGAGPLYWIAHNWILYSNPLEFYNGPWSAKAIYQRALDKGMAKYPGDHDWAKAWEYYRAAAELCVGRPLAWVGVAGLAAALIKRGWWAVLLLALTPAFYVLSVYSSGTPIFVPQLWPNSYYNTRYGLNLLPLACLGIAGLVALTPAKARGVVAVLLIGVAVAPWIGYPRKENWICWRESQTNSEGRRAWTKEAVQYLQPRYKPGAGIFMSFGDPTGILREAGIPIHESLHEGDGPLWQAAVARPDFFLWDEWVIAISGDRVSQAVNKLRRGPRRYECVRVFTAKDSPVVEVWRHIQ, from the coding sequence ATGACATCGAAGCGCGCTTCGAAGAGTTCCGCCAGTTCACCGCGTTCTAGGGCGGCGCGGACCGGCTCACGCTCGCTGCTGAACGGCCTGGTTGTTCTGGCCGTGCTGTCCTCGCTGAGCGCTACGGCGGTTTGGTATGTCCTCTCGCAAGGCTGGACCCTGTGGTACGGCGACGCGGAAGCACATCTGAACATCGCGCGTCGGATTCTGGATTCGCGCGCGGCGGGCTACGAACAGATTGGGACAGTATGGCTGCCGCTGCCGCACGTACTGATGATGCCGCTGGTAGCGGTGGATTCGTTGTGGCGTAGCGGCCTGGGCGGCGCCATCGTTTCGGCGGTGTGCTTTGTGCTTGCGGGACTGTTCCTGTTTCTGGCGGTGCGGCGCATCTTCGATTCGACCGCGGCCGCGGTGACGGCCGTGGGCGCCTTCGCTCTGAACCCGAATCTGCTGTATCTGCAGGCGACGCCGATGACGGAGCCGCTGTCGCTGTGCTGCGCCACGGGGCTCCTCTATTTCTGCGCCCGCTTCCACGACAGCCGGTCGTGGGTGGACGCGCTACTAGCGGGCGTGCTGGCGTGTTGCGGCACAATGGCGCGCTATGAAGCCTGGGTGCTGCTGCCGTTCGTCGCGCTGTACATTCTGCTGATGGGCGGTTCACGGCGCTGGTTGAGCGCAGCGATCTTCTGCGTGGCGGCGGGTGCGGGTCCGTTGTACTGGATCGCTCACAACTGGATTCTGTACTCGAATCCGCTGGAGTTCTACAACGGGCCGTGGTCCGCCAAGGCCATCTATCAGCGGGCTCTGGACAAAGGCATGGCCAAGTATCCGGGCGACCACGACTGGGCCAAGGCGTGGGAGTATTACCGGGCCGCGGCGGAGCTTTGCGTGGGGCGTCCGCTCGCGTGGGTGGGTGTGGCGGGCCTGGCGGCGGCATTGATCAAGCGCGGCTGGTGGGCGGTGCTGCTGCTGGCGCTGACGCCGGCGTTCTATGTGCTCAGCGTCTATTCTTCCGGCACGCCCATCTTTGTGCCGCAGCTTTGGCCGAACAGCTACTACAACACGCGATATGGGTTGAATCTGCTGCCGCTGGCCTGTTTGGGCATAGCGGGACTGGTGGCGCTGACGCCGGCCAAGGCGCGGGGTGTCGTGGCGGTGTTGCTGATTGGCGTCGCGGTGGCGCCGTGGATCGGGTATCCGCGCAAGGAGAACTGGATCTGCTGGCGTGAGTCGCAGACGAATTCCGAAGGCCGGCGCGCCTGGACGAAGGAAGCCGTGCAGTATCTGCAACCCCGCTATAAACCGGGCGCGGGCATCTTCATGAGCTTTGGAGACCCCACGGGGATTCTGCGAGAAGCGGGCATCCCGATCCATGAATCGCTGCACGAGGGCGACGGGCCCCTGTGGCAGGCGGCGGTGGCGCGGCCGGACTTCTTCCTGTGGGATGAGTGGGTGATTGCGATCTCGGGCGACCGGGTGTCGCAGGCGGTGAACAAACTGCGGCGCGGTCCGCGGCGGTATGAATGTGTGAGAGTCTTCACGGCGAAGGACTCTCCCGTAGTTGAGGTATGGCGGCACATCCAATGA
- a CDS encoding PfkB family carbohydrate kinase: MSLVVVGSVAYDGVTTPAGKVDRMLGGACTYIALSASYFTKTEIVAVVGEDFAKEDTELLASHGIGLDGLERVPGKSFFWAGVYSADMNDRETLTTELNVFATFDPKLSASQKQQPYLMLGNIQPALQKTVRDQMPNLSLVGGDTMNFWINDFRAELLETLKGWNFLLINDSEAKLLSGESNLKKAAAAVRALGPKLLVIKRGEYGATLFHENGFFSVPGYLLHGLKDPTGAGDCFAGGFIGYLASRGVNAETASHQDLARAVVYGSVMGSFCCEEFGVDRFRTLTRDDIEARFEEFRQFTAF; the protein is encoded by the coding sequence ATGTCTCTTGTTGTCGTCGGATCCGTCGCCTATGACGGAGTCACTACCCCCGCGGGCAAGGTCGACCGTATGCTGGGCGGCGCTTGCACCTATATCGCTCTTTCGGCGAGTTATTTCACAAAAACCGAGATCGTGGCCGTTGTAGGCGAAGATTTCGCAAAAGAAGATACTGAGCTGCTGGCGTCGCACGGCATCGGGCTGGACGGCCTGGAGCGGGTGCCCGGCAAGAGCTTCTTCTGGGCGGGCGTCTATAGCGCCGATATGAACGATCGCGAGACGCTCACCACGGAGCTGAATGTCTTTGCGACCTTCGACCCAAAGCTGTCGGCCAGCCAAAAGCAGCAGCCTTACCTGATGCTGGGCAACATCCAGCCGGCGCTGCAGAAGACGGTGCGCGACCAGATGCCGAATCTGAGCCTGGTGGGCGGCGACACGATGAATTTCTGGATCAACGACTTCCGCGCCGAACTGCTGGAGACGTTGAAGGGCTGGAATTTCCTGCTGATCAACGACAGCGAGGCGAAGCTGCTGTCGGGCGAGAGCAACCTGAAGAAGGCGGCAGCCGCGGTGCGGGCGTTGGGCCCGAAGCTGCTGGTGATCAAGCGCGGCGAGTACGGGGCGACGCTGTTCCACGAGAACGGCTTCTTCAGCGTGCCCGGTTATCTGCTGCACGGTCTCAAGGACCCGACAGGAGCGGGCGATTGTTTCGCGGGCGGCTTCATCGGCTACCTCGCCTCGCGCGGAGTGAACGCGGAGACCGCGTCGCACCAGGATCTCGCGCGGGCCGTGGTGTATGGCTCGGTGATGGGCAGCTTCTGCTGCGAAGAGTTTGGCGTGGACCGCTTCCGGACGCTGACCAGAGATGACATCGAAGCGCGCTTCGAAGAGTTCCGCCAGTTCACCGCGTTCTAG
- a CDS encoding metallophosphoesterase, with protein METLRRWVPLIIVVCSCLYLQRLVAHRLLASRPARDNAALRRFIARALTFASVWVGIVLPILAEIHIRWMPANMALFLLAASLFWICIVVSAGIWCWFSHHAETFHPDRRRFLALGAPVAAAPIAMAGFGTYLARNGMVQQQVDLRLPHLARDLNGLRIAQLTDIHFGPFFGRAALQRAVDMANEYRPHLIFLTGDLVTRRGDDLDSCLNVLRGLKSEAGIYCCHGNHEIYADVLDYATAQGTRFGFHFLRRQAALLRFGDARLNLAGYDYQRLHTPYLPGAESLVVPGTTNILLQHNPDTFPRAAQAGFDVTLCGHTHGGQINFEILHENLNAARIFTPFVRGLYERDQKLVYVSSGLGTVAMPVRLGAPPEVTLLRLCDI; from the coding sequence ATGGAGACACTCCGGCGCTGGGTGCCGCTGATCATCGTTGTCTGTTCCTGCCTGTATCTGCAACGTCTGGTGGCCCATCGGCTTTTGGCATCCCGTCCGGCGCGGGACAATGCCGCTCTGCGCCGTTTTATCGCCCGTGCCCTCACCTTCGCCTCGGTCTGGGTGGGTATCGTCCTACCGATCCTCGCGGAGATTCACATCCGCTGGATGCCGGCCAACATGGCTCTTTTCCTCCTGGCCGCCTCTCTCTTCTGGATCTGCATCGTGGTCTCCGCCGGCATCTGGTGCTGGTTCTCACACCATGCCGAGACCTTTCACCCGGACCGCCGCCGCTTTCTGGCTCTTGGCGCCCCAGTGGCCGCCGCGCCTATAGCCATGGCCGGTTTCGGCACCTACCTCGCCCGCAACGGTATGGTCCAGCAGCAGGTCGACCTGCGCCTCCCTCACCTGGCGCGCGACCTCAACGGTCTCCGCATCGCCCAGTTGACCGACATCCACTTTGGCCCGTTCTTCGGCCGTGCCGCACTCCAGCGCGCCGTCGACATGGCGAATGAATATCGGCCACATCTTATCTTCCTCACCGGTGACCTCGTCACGCGCCGCGGCGACGATCTCGACAGTTGCCTGAACGTCCTGCGCGGGCTCAAGTCCGAGGCCGGCATCTACTGCTGTCACGGCAATCACGAGATCTATGCCGACGTCCTCGACTACGCCACGGCCCAGGGCACCCGTTTCGGTTTTCACTTCCTGCGCCGGCAAGCCGCTCTTCTGCGCTTCGGCGACGCCCGGCTGAATCTGGCCGGCTACGACTATCAACGGCTCCACACTCCCTATCTGCCCGGAGCTGAATCTCTGGTCGTCCCAGGCACGACCAACATCCTGCTGCAGCACAACCCCGACACCTTTCCCCGGGCCGCGCAGGCTGGCTTCGACGTCACTCTCTGCGGTCACACCCACGGCGGCCAGATCAATTTTGAGATCCTGCACGAAAACCTGAACGCGGCCCGAATTTTCACACCTTTTGTTCGCGGACTTTACGAGCGGGATCAAAAACTGGTATACGTGAGCTCGGGTCTTGGAACCGTTGCCATGCCCGTCCGTCTGGGTGCTCCACCGGAAGTCACTCTGCTTCGCCTGTGCGACATCTGA
- a CDS encoding metallophosphoesterase family protein — translation MRHLILSDIHSNLEALNAVLRHAEGAYDHLICCGDLVGYNAAPMEVVDWARRSLSAVVRGNHDTVCCGIEDPLSFNSVAREAALWTLDELPPDSRAWLAQLPAGPMTYDGFQIAHGSPGGEDDYLIDTADVAGLDQIMVRKICFFGHTHLQGGWSWQRGGVQRLAKPAVNEDERIIDLDPDFLYLINPGSVGQPRDGDPRAAYAIWDARDSLLRFRRVKYNVRAAQNRIHEAGLPEYLADRLAAGR, via the coding sequence GTGCGACATCTGATCCTTAGCGACATCCATTCGAACCTCGAGGCGCTCAACGCAGTCCTGAGGCATGCTGAAGGTGCGTACGACCATCTCATCTGTTGCGGCGACCTCGTCGGTTACAATGCCGCGCCGATGGAAGTGGTCGATTGGGCCCGCAGGAGTCTTTCGGCCGTCGTGCGAGGCAATCACGACACCGTGTGCTGCGGCATCGAGGATCCGCTGTCGTTCAATTCCGTGGCCCGTGAAGCCGCCCTCTGGACCCTCGATGAACTGCCGCCCGACAGTCGCGCCTGGCTCGCGCAACTGCCGGCCGGTCCGATGACCTACGATGGATTCCAGATCGCCCACGGCTCGCCCGGTGGAGAGGACGATTACCTCATCGATACCGCCGACGTCGCCGGCCTCGATCAGATCATGGTGCGTAAGATTTGCTTCTTCGGCCATACCCATCTGCAGGGTGGATGGAGCTGGCAGCGCGGCGGCGTACAGCGTCTCGCGAAACCTGCCGTCAACGAAGACGAACGCATCATCGATCTCGACCCCGACTTCCTCTACCTGATCAATCCCGGCTCCGTCGGCCAGCCGCGTGACGGCGACCCGCGGGCCGCCTACGCCATCTGGGATGCCCGCGACTCGCTGCTACGCTTCCGCCGCGTCAAGTACAACGTCCGCGCCGCGCAAAACCGCATCCACGAGGCCGGCCTGCCTGAATACTTAGCTGATCGTCTGGCCGCCGGCCGCTAG
- the uvrC gene encoding excinuclease ABC subunit UvrC translates to MSSRVDELREKASQLPLQPGVYLYKDTAGTVLYVGKAKNLRNRVRSYFNEDRLAEAKTGSLIREAHDLDYILLDNEKEALALENNLIKQYKPRFNVLLRDDKTYPYIKLTNEKWPRVYVTRRLRKDGTYFGPYFPGNLAHRLVNFIHRHFKIPSCTVDFSRNHTHPCLEFHIHRCLGPCVQGLTTEEIYAEHVHDVRMFLEGRTHDLAAEMRKRMEQASEAMEFERAAALRDLIHTVEEVEQKQKMAAASGDDIDIFSSYAEPPQVAVNLFHLRNGRIVDRREFFWEDLSEYEPQEFFTTLLMQVYSAGQPIPAVIHVPLELEDREVLEELLSEKRGRKTEIHTPQRGQKRALLALVGSNARHSFEQRFRVLKPTSAAISEALEEALNLPDAPKRIECFDISHIQGTDKVASMVVWEEGRMKKSDYRKFIIRTVVGNDDFASMYEVVTRRYGRLQAEDKPMPGLVLIDGGLGQLHSAAAALEALGILNQPLASLAKRDEILYVYGQEDEPVILERNSPVLHLVQMIRDEAHRFAVTFHRSRRDARTLTSELAEIPGVGPKTIEKLLKTFGSLTGVKAASEEELAAAIGKAAAVKLRTALMELAAGGQTIS, encoded by the coding sequence ATGAGCTCCCGCGTTGATGAGCTGCGAGAGAAAGCCTCGCAATTGCCGCTGCAGCCCGGCGTGTATCTATACAAAGACACGGCCGGGACGGTGTTGTATGTGGGCAAGGCGAAGAACCTGCGGAACAGGGTCCGCAGCTACTTCAATGAAGACCGCCTGGCCGAGGCGAAGACCGGCAGCCTGATCAGGGAAGCGCACGACCTCGACTACATCCTGCTCGATAACGAGAAGGAGGCCCTGGCGCTCGAGAACAACCTGATCAAGCAGTACAAGCCGCGCTTCAATGTCCTGCTGCGCGATGACAAGACCTATCCCTACATCAAGCTGACAAATGAGAAGTGGCCGCGGGTGTATGTGACGCGGCGGCTGCGAAAGGACGGGACGTACTTCGGACCGTATTTCCCGGGGAACCTGGCGCACCGGCTGGTGAACTTCATCCACAGGCATTTCAAGATCCCATCGTGCACGGTGGACTTCTCCCGCAACCACACGCACCCGTGCCTGGAGTTCCATATCCACCGCTGCCTAGGACCGTGTGTTCAGGGGCTGACGACGGAGGAGATCTACGCTGAACACGTCCATGACGTGCGGATGTTTCTGGAGGGCCGGACGCACGATCTTGCCGCCGAGATGCGGAAGCGCATGGAGCAGGCTTCGGAGGCGATGGAGTTCGAGCGCGCGGCCGCGCTGCGCGACCTGATCCACACGGTGGAAGAGGTGGAGCAGAAGCAGAAGATGGCCGCGGCGTCGGGCGACGACATCGATATCTTCTCGTCGTATGCGGAGCCGCCACAGGTGGCCGTGAATCTGTTCCATCTGCGCAACGGGCGCATTGTCGACCGGCGCGAGTTCTTCTGGGAGGACCTGAGCGAATATGAGCCGCAGGAGTTCTTCACCACGCTGCTGATGCAGGTGTACAGCGCCGGACAGCCCATTCCGGCGGTCATCCACGTGCCGCTGGAACTGGAGGACCGTGAGGTACTGGAAGAGCTGTTGAGCGAGAAACGAGGCCGGAAGACGGAGATCCATACTCCGCAGCGGGGTCAGAAGCGGGCGCTGCTGGCCCTGGTGGGGTCGAATGCGCGGCACAGCTTCGAGCAGCGGTTCCGGGTATTGAAACCGACGTCGGCAGCGATCAGCGAGGCGCTGGAAGAGGCGCTGAATCTGCCGGACGCGCCGAAGCGGATCGAATGTTTCGACATCTCCCACATCCAGGGTACGGACAAGGTGGCGAGCATGGTGGTGTGGGAAGAGGGGCGGATGAAGAAGTCGGACTACCGCAAGTTCATCATCCGGACGGTGGTGGGCAACGACGATTTCGCCTCGATGTACGAGGTGGTGACGCGACGCTATGGGCGGCTGCAGGCCGAAGACAAGCCGATGCCCGGCCTGGTGCTGATCGATGGCGGCTTGGGCCAGTTGCACTCGGCGGCGGCGGCTCTGGAGGCATTGGGGATCTTGAACCAGCCGCTGGCGTCGCTGGCGAAACGCGACGAGATCCTCTACGTCTACGGGCAGGAGGACGAGCCGGTGATTCTCGAGCGGAACTCGCCTGTGCTGCACCTGGTGCAGATGATCCGCGACGAGGCGCACAGGTTCGCGGTGACGTTCCACCGCAGCCGGCGCGATGCGCGGACGTTGACGAGCGAGTTGGCGGAGATCCCCGGTGTGGGTCCGAAGACGATCGAGAAGCTGCTGAAGACGTTCGGGAGTTTGACGGGCGTGAAGGCCGCGAGCGAGGAAGAGCTGGCGGCGGCGATTGGGAAAGCGGCGGCGGTGAAGCTGCGGACGGCGCTGATGGAACTAGCGGCCGGCGGCCAGACGATCAGCTAA